The DNA window CTCTTGACGCCATCAGCCTGGAGCTCATGAAAGAGTTTCTTGAGGTTATTCCTCGCCTCGCGGTAGATCCTGGTGTAATCCTGAAGCATGGTGTAAGTGAGGCGCGTTTTCTCGGCAAAACCTTTTGGGGTGAGGTAATACGCGTAGCGCCGGGGAGGGATCGCCTTGACCGTAATATAACCCTTCGCCACA is part of the Thermodesulfovibrionales bacterium genome and encodes:
- a CDS encoding winged helix-turn-helix transcriptional regulator, which encodes MNNEPLQESEQQRALQILNELSNDDSLTQRDLSGRLGIALGLVNSYIKNLVAKGYITVKAIPPRRYAYYLTPKGFAEKTRLTYTMLQDYTRIYREARNNLKKLFHELQADGVK